Proteins encoded in a region of the Acidobacteriota bacterium genome:
- a CDS encoding type II toxin-antitoxin system PemK/MazF family toxin translates to MATPTNGKVVLVRFPFSDLSATKLRPALVLAQAGRGDVILCQITSQPYSDRAATELFNADFAVGTLRRQSYVRPAKLFTSNDSIIDRIIGTLKDEKFEEVLGTVRSLFEPKGKT, encoded by the coding sequence TTGGCAACACCTACAAACGGAAAAGTAGTTCTTGTCCGATTTCCGTTCAGTGATCTTTCCGCTACAAAACTTCGGCCTGCTCTCGTTCTTGCTCAGGCCGGGCGGGGCGATGTCATCCTTTGCCAGATCACAAGCCAGCCATATTCGGACCGGGCCGCAACAGAACTTTTTAACGCCGATTTTGCAGTCGGGACTCTGCGTAGACAAAGCTACGTTCGCCCGGCTAAATTGTTTACGAGCAATGATTCGATCATCGATCGCATCATCGGAACATTGAAAGACGAAAAATTCGAAGAGGTGCTTGGCACCGTTCGGTCACTTTTTGAACCTAAAGGTAAAACGTAA
- a CDS encoding OsmC family protein — translation MSIKRSADAKWAGSIIEGKGSLKLESGAFEGPYSFNARFGDDATMTNPEELIAAAHAGCFTMAFSGFLGRAGYEATSIETKAVVHVEKEEAGFSIPRIDLITEAVVPNITDEEFQTVAKDAKEKCPVSRVLAGAEISLSATLKS, via the coding sequence ATGAGCATAAAACGATCAGCAGACGCAAAATGGGCGGGGAGCATCATTGAGGGCAAGGGAAGCCTTAAGCTCGAGAGCGGTGCATTTGAGGGGCCTTATTCCTTCAATGCCAGGTTTGGCGATGACGCCACGATGACCAACCCCGAGGAATTGATCGCCGCGGCGCACGCCGGGTGTTTTACGATGGCATTTTCGGGCTTTCTCGGCCGTGCCGGATATGAGGCGACGAGCATCGAGACGAAGGCCGTCGTCCACGTTGAAAAGGAAGAGGCCGGGTTCTCGATCCCGCGTATCGACCTCATCACCGAGGCGGTCGTCCCGAATATCACCGACGAAGAGTTCCAAACGGTAGCTAAGGACGCAAAGGAAAAGTGCCCGGTCTCGCGCGTCCTTGCCGGTGCCGAGATATCGCTCTCGGCAACGCTCAAGAGCTAA
- a CDS encoding isoprenylcysteine carboxylmethyltransferase family protein: MASSKKRLLQRMRVPLGFAFAFLFIYFAAPTPLSIGIGGAIAICGLLIRAWSAGHIVKYEKLATTGPYSHSRNPLYLGSFILAVGFTIASGVWWLALLAAGLFLGIYLPVMRVEEGDLKKRFGADFDEFARNVPLFLPRLTRWKKMDAGFDFQLYLKHREYQAAIGVLLGLAALVAKMYFVWPV, translated from the coding sequence ATGGCCTCAAGCAAAAAACGACTTCTTCAAAGGATGCGCGTGCCGCTCGGCTTTGCGTTCGCGTTCCTGTTTATTTACTTCGCAGCTCCGACGCCGCTTTCGATCGGCATCGGTGGTGCGATCGCGATCTGCGGGCTGTTGATAAGGGCGTGGTCGGCGGGCCATATCGTGAAATACGAAAAGCTGGCGACGACCGGGCCCTATTCACATTCGCGAAATCCGCTTTACCTCGGCAGCTTCATACTGGCGGTCGGGTTTACGATCGCGTCGGGCGTTTGGTGGCTTGCTTTGCTGGCGGCGGGGCTCTTCCTGGGCATCTATTTGCCGGTGATGCGCGTCGAAGAGGGTGACCTGAAGAAACGCTTCGGAGCTGATTTTGATGAATTTGCCAGGAATGTACCGCTTTTTCTGCCGCGATTGACTAGGTGGAAAAAGATGGACGCGGGCTTCGACTTTCAGCTATACTTGAAGCATCGGGAATATCAGGCGGCGATCGGAGTTTTGCTCGGACTTGCCGCCCTTGTCGCTAAGATGTATTTCGTTTGGCCGGTTTGA
- a CDS encoding DUF3108 domain-containing protein, translating into MRTILLTVAASLLVGVTAVIAQPNGVNGVTATRPAAASLPFKTGETLTYEGKLNKIIRGISVAELVFTVGETTDGTDFLINAEARSKGTLLKLFRFSFLQKIDTTVEREGFYAHRTVKHDVQKDRVRNSEAFFDYTERRVTYTETDPKEPMRPPRRIASDLESESHDLVSGIYSLRLRELKVGDAFMMPISDSGLVYQIPVRVTGREQQKTIFGKVWCLKIEPEVFGPERMIEREGSMEIWVTDDARRIPVRSRVKSNFGTLEIRLRAASNTLPAKAAKSGK; encoded by the coding sequence TTGCGAACAATTTTATTGACCGTTGCGGCGTCGCTTTTAGTTGGCGTCACGGCAGTCATTGCGCAGCCGAATGGCGTGAACGGCGTTACCGCCACACGGCCGGCGGCTGCGAGCCTGCCATTTAAGACCGGCGAGACGCTTACCTACGAAGGAAAGCTTAATAAGATCATCCGGGGCATCTCGGTCGCAGAGCTGGTCTTCACAGTTGGCGAAACGACGGATGGAACCGACTTTTTGATCAATGCTGAAGCCCGGTCAAAGGGCACACTTCTAAAACTTTTCCGTTTCAGCTTTTTGCAGAAGATCGACACGACGGTCGAGCGAGAAGGATTTTACGCTCACAGGACCGTTAAACACGACGTTCAGAAGGATCGCGTTCGCAACAGCGAAGCGTTTTTCGATTACACCGAGCGCCGCGTTACATATACAGAGACCGACCCGAAAGAACCGATGAGGCCGCCGCGCCGCATCGCTTCTGACCTTGAAAGCGAGTCCCACGACCTAGTTTCGGGCATTTACAGCCTGCGGCTTAGGGAGTTAAAGGTCGGCGATGCCTTCATGATGCCGATCAGCGATTCCGGGCTTGTTTATCAAATTCCTGTCCGCGTGACCGGCCGCGAGCAGCAGAAGACAATTTTCGGCAAAGTCTGGTGCCTTAAGATCGAACCGGAGGTCTTTGGCCCGGAGCGAATGATCGAACGCGAAGGCTCGATGGAGATCTGGGTGACTGACGATGCCCGGCGTATTCCGGTGCGTTCGCGGGTGAAATCGAATTTCGGAACGCTCGAAATACGCCTCCGTGCTGCCAGTAACACGCTTCCCGCCAAGGCCGCAAAGTCCGGAAAATAA
- the dps gene encoding DNA starvation/stationary phase protection protein Dps — protein sequence MELHETKIDIAKGKREKLVEILNQSLADAMDLKSQAKQAHWNVKGGNFIALHELFDQVATAVETHVDDLAERVTTLGGTAMGTVRIAGERSSLSQYPLEITDGTAHVDALSTALADFGKRVRKNIDATDELGDADTADLYTGISRSIDKLLWFVEAHNQA from the coding sequence ATGGAACTGCACGAAACAAAGATCGATATCGCAAAGGGCAAACGGGAAAAGCTGGTCGAGATCCTGAACCAATCGCTGGCCGACGCCATGGACCTGAAGTCGCAGGCGAAGCAGGCCCACTGGAACGTCAAGGGCGGCAACTTCATCGCCCTTCACGAGCTTTTCGACCAGGTCGCGACCGCGGTCGAAACGCACGTTGATGACCTCGCCGAACGCGTTACGACTCTCGGAGGCACCGCCATGGGCACCGTCCGCATCGCCGGCGAACGCTCGTCGCTCAGCCAGTATCCGCTTGAGATCACCGACGGCACCGCGCACGTCGACGCCCTCTCGACCGCACTCGCCGACTTCGGCAAACGGGTCCGCAAAAACATCGACGCCACCGACGAACTTGGCGACGCCGACACCGCCGACCTCTACACCGGCATCTCGCGCAGCATCGACAAACTCCTCTGGTTCGTCGAAGCCCACAACCAAGCGTAA
- a CDS encoding VOC family protein: protein MNIEISSLTPLLQIFNMRRSLAFYRDLLGFSVVADSGGGDDASWVWLRKDGCDLMLNDQYEPGKVPAEPPAARTAWHSDTTLFFGCESADEIFDHLRQKGIDLAPPTNAPYGMRQLALTDPDGYSLCFQHPIP, encoded by the coding sequence ATGAATATCGAGATCTCTTCGCTGACACCGCTCTTACAGATCTTCAATATGCGGCGGTCGCTTGCCTTCTATCGAGATCTTCTCGGCTTTTCGGTGGTTGCCGATTCCGGCGGAGGCGATGACGCAAGCTGGGTATGGCTGCGTAAGGATGGATGCGATCTGATGCTCAATGATCAGTACGAGCCCGGAAAAGTTCCTGCCGAGCCGCCCGCAGCACGGACCGCTTGGCACTCCGATACCACCCTCTTCTTCGGCTGCGAGAGCGCTGATGAGATATTCGACCACCTCCGGCAAAAGGGCATCGACCTCGCCCCGCCGACGAACGCGCCCTACGGAATGCGGCAGTTGGCACTGACCGATCCCGATGGCTATTCGCTTTGCTTCCAACATCCGATTCCGTGA
- a CDS encoding GGDEF domain-containing protein yields MQSPERSTRDLRPALVFLSGELIAAPIPLDREEVILGRALEADVRVIDSKVSRQHARIFMVEGGGVNGQSYVVEDLHSRNGTFLNGRKIEKETLQNGDKITIGEHILRFDLLDEVDREYQKHIHRLISHDDLTGLLSSRSFFSELRREASRAKTEARPFCVLMMDVDHFKLVNDTYGHLTGSKTLEEIGALIIKVMRSGDAASRFGGEEFSAFLLDADLAQGIVAAERVRSEVEDAEFTVVRHGSPGSKHKVTISLGVACFPDDSSDPIELVEMADTALYRAKREGRNRVCAYREISPEELAKGLRPRTD; encoded by the coding sequence ATGCAAAGTCCTGAACGCTCTACCCGCGACCTCCGCCCGGCACTCGTGTTTTTATCGGGCGAACTTATCGCCGCGCCGATCCCGCTCGACCGCGAGGAGGTGATTCTCGGCCGCGCGCTCGAGGCTGATGTCCGCGTTATCGATTCAAAGGTATCGCGGCAACACGCCCGGATATTTATGGTCGAAGGCGGCGGCGTCAATGGCCAAAGCTATGTGGTCGAGGACCTGCATTCGCGCAACGGCACATTTCTCAACGGACGCAAGATCGAGAAAGAGACGCTTCAAAACGGCGACAAGATAACCATCGGCGAACATATTCTTCGCTTTGACCTGCTCGATGAGGTTGACCGCGAGTATCAGAAGCACATTCACAGGCTCATCTCGCACGACGACCTGACCGGCCTGCTTTCAAGCCGCTCGTTCTTTTCCGAACTTCGCCGCGAGGCTTCGCGTGCAAAGACCGAAGCTCGGCCGTTCTGCGTGCTGATGATGGACGTGGATCACTTTAAGCTAGTAAATGACACATACGGCCATCTGACCGGCAGCAAGACGCTAGAAGAGATCGGTGCCCTGATAATCAAGGTGATGCGGAGCGGCGACGCGGCGTCCCGCTTTGGCGGCGAGGAGTTTTCCGCGTTCTTGCTTGATGCCGACCTGGCTCAAGGCATTGTCGCCGCCGAACGCGTTAGAAGCGAGGTCGAGGACGCCGAGTTTACCGTTGTCCGCCACGGAAGCCCTGGCTCAAAGCACAAAGTCACGATCAGCCTCGGCGTCGCCTGCTTTCCTGATGATTCGAGCGACCCGATCGAACTCGTCGAAATGGCCGATACCGCTCTCTACCGTGCAAAGCGTGAAGGCCGCAACCGCGTCTGCGCCTATCGCGAGATATCGCCCGAGGAACTCGCCAAGGGGCTTAGGCCGCGGACAGATTAG
- the waaC gene encoding lipopolysaccharide heptosyltransferase I gives MRILIVKLSSIGDIVHAMPAAAEIKKHFPDSVLGWAVEERFAAMLEGNPYLDRIVRLDTRSLRGGKVIDEIFLDIARQSKELRRGEWEMAIDLQGLLKSATIARISGAKKRWGFSQSGLREPAARVLYTDSAKLPERQNIIEKNLGLVRAALGIDAATGPLDYGITPSAQDIQQADQAVESFGGPFVLLNPAGGWVTKLWPAEKYGQLADRISDELGLVPVITAGPGDEELVARTVATSASGKLRTIELPLKAFYETARLAEAYVGGDTGPTHIAAAAGTPIVGIFGPTEWWRNGTLNPNDICVERTDIDCRIDCHRRTCGNWICMDISVETVFEALKKRLASGSG, from the coding sequence TTGCGGATACTCATCGTAAAACTAAGTTCGATCGGAGATATCGTCCATGCCATGCCGGCGGCGGCGGAGATCAAGAAACATTTCCCCGATTCGGTACTCGGCTGGGCGGTTGAGGAGCGGTTTGCCGCGATGCTCGAAGGGAACCCGTACCTCGACCGGATCGTCAGGCTCGACACGCGGTCGCTCCGCGGCGGGAAAGTGATAGACGAGATATTTCTCGATATCGCCCGGCAATCGAAAGAGCTTCGGCGCGGCGAGTGGGAAATGGCGATCGATCTGCAAGGGCTTTTGAAGTCGGCAACGATCGCCCGCATTTCCGGTGCAAAGAAGCGTTGGGGATTTTCGCAAAGCGGCCTTCGCGAGCCGGCGGCACGAGTGCTTTACACCGATTCCGCAAAGCTTCCGGAAAGGCAAAATATCATTGAAAAGAATCTCGGGCTTGTCCGTGCGGCTTTGGGAATCGATGCGGCAACAGGTCCGCTCGACTACGGTATTACACCGTCCGCGCAGGATATACAGCAAGCCGATCAGGCGGTGGAGAGTTTTGGCGGGCCGTTCGTACTGCTCAATCCGGCGGGCGGTTGGGTGACAAAACTTTGGCCGGCTGAGAAGTACGGGCAGCTTGCCGACCGCATTTCAGATGAACTGGGGCTGGTGCCCGTCATTACCGCCGGCCCGGGAGATGAGGAACTCGTCGCCCGAACGGTTGCTACATCGGCCAGCGGAAAGCTGAGAACGATCGAGCTTCCGCTAAAGGCATTTTACGAAACAGCCCGGCTGGCCGAGGCTTATGTCGGCGGCGATACGGGCCCGACGCACATTGCCGCCGCGGCCGGGACGCCGATCGTCGGCATTTTCGGCCCGACCGAATGGTGGCGGAACGGAACGCTGAACCCCAACGACATCTGCGTTGAGCGGACGGACATCGACTGCCGTATTGATTGCCACCGGCGGACGTGCGGCAACTGGATATGTATGGACATTTCGGTCGAGACCGTTTTCGAAGCTCTCAAGAAACGGCTCGCTTCGGGAAGTGGATAG
- a CDS encoding type II secretion system protein — protein MAQTATKANRRSERGMTMIAVMGMMVLTTVALLAAAPSIYLQIQREKEEEAIRRGEEIAEAIKQYIIHHNGAKLPQSIDELLEGLPQGTKKRMILRPSSAIDPLSEDGRWRLIEADPQTIARFAKRIQDYNNGLLPSNSTQLLDRYSVVIVNSLNTESDDDLTAPEDFDDSTDNTPFIGVASQSRSRSVLTYYGVENHSKWVFTPLFRGAGAFNPSVRRGGGITSGPQGPIRQGNQR, from the coding sequence ATGGCACAGACGGCAACTAAGGCTAACCGCCGCAGCGAACGCGGGATGACCATGATCGCCGTTATGGGGATGATGGTGCTGACCACCGTTGCGCTGCTCGCCGCCGCTCCGTCGATCTATCTGCAGATACAACGCGAGAAAGAAGAAGAGGCGATCCGCCGTGGCGAAGAGATCGCTGAAGCCATAAAGCAATACATAATTCACCACAACGGAGCGAAACTGCCGCAATCGATCGACGAACTGCTCGAAGGCCTTCCGCAGGGCACGAAGAAGCGGATGATACTTCGCCCCTCGTCCGCCATCGATCCGCTCAGCGAGGACGGCCGCTGGCGGCTGATCGAGGCCGACCCGCAGACCATCGCCCGCTTTGCCAAGCGAATTCAGGACTACAACAACGGCCTGCTTCCCTCAAATTCGACGCAGCTGCTCGACCGGTACTCGGTCGTTATCGTCAACTCGCTCAACACCGAAAGCGACGACGACCTGACCGCTCCCGAGGACTTTGACGACTCGACCGACAACACGCCCTTCATCGGCGTTGCAAGCCAGAGCCGCAGCCGCTCCGTGCTGACCTATTACGGCGTTGAGAACCACTCAAAATGGGTCTTCACCCCGCTCTTCCGCGGCGCCGGAGCATTCAATCCATCCGTTCGTCGCGGCGGCGGGATCACGTCCGGTCCACAAGGCCCCATCCGCCAAGGCAACCAGCGTTGA